From Lagopus muta isolate bLagMut1 chromosome 28, bLagMut1 primary, whole genome shotgun sequence, a single genomic window includes:
- the LOC125685395 gene encoding uncharacterized protein LOC125685395: protein MRRARAADLRRGGPPPYIPPPAYDAPHRTLQLAPPPEAAQPPPQTPRGRGSVPGGCSHTLPPSRHRGGGPMAHVGCSPPPAVSGPPLHCQTLPRTAAPRHRPVGRGGGRRGPGGHVLIDATRVVVRAQYVPPPQRHQVRYVGGVSVPATPPGTPHGAPASPPALSPPRGSKRSPGKGGGSRGRPPPRRPALYKPGVEGRGVPNPTAHGARFRLRCRGGVGGGRQRSCRDVSAYSSSSSMESLEGPPPGDGQPHPG, encoded by the coding sequence ATGCGGAGAGCGCGGGCGGCCGACCTGCGCCGGGGGGGGCCGCCCCCGTACATCCCCCCCCCCGCCTACGACGCTCCGCACCGCACCCTGCAGCTCGCCCCCCCCCCAGAGGCCGCgcagccccctccccaaacCCCCCGCGGCCGCGGCTCCGTGCCGGGGGGCTGCAGCCACACGTTGCCCCCGAGCCGCCACCGAGGGGGGGGTCCGATGGCCCACGTGGGATGCAGCCCCCCCCCGGCAGTATCGGGACCCCCCCTGCACTGCCAGACCCTTCCCCGCACCGCGGCCCCCCGGCACAGACCCGTAGGgcgcggcggggggcggcgggggccgggggggcACGTCCTCATCGACGCCACGCGGGTGGTGGTCCGGGCTCAGTACGTGCCCCCCCCGCAGCGCCATCAGGTGCGTTACGTCGGAGGGGTCTCCGTGCCCGCCACCCCCCCCGGGACCCCGCACGGAGCCCCCGCCTCCCCACCGGCTCTTTCACCCCCTCGTGGCTCCAAGCGGAGCccggggaaggggggggggtcCCGGGGTCGGCCCCCCCCGCGGCGGCCGGCGCTCTACAAGCCAGGCGTTGAGGGACGCGGTGTCCCGAATCCGACGGCACACGGCGCCCGATTCCGACTCCGATGCCGAgggggggtcgggggggggCGGCAGCGGTCGTGCCGCGATGTCAGCgcctacagcagcagcagcagcatggagagCCTGGAGGGCCCCCCCCCCGGGGACGGCCAGCCCCATCCGGGc